GCCCCGAGGTAACTCATCACCTCGGCAATCACCCGGCCGCGGTAGGTACCGTCGTGAAGGTGATGACCGTGGTCGTGGTCGTGGTCGTGGTCGTGGTCGTGCGTCGGAGTTTGCGGTCGGGGCTGATTGGCAGGTTTCTGGACTTGCTGTGCAAGAACGGGACTGGCCAGGAGCAGGAACATCAGGGCCAGACCAGGGCGAACCGGCGATGCGAGGCGGGGCATGATGGTATCCTCATCGGCTCGGGATCGTCGAGGGACGGCAATCCGTTCCCCTCGCCGATCATGGTAGGCGACGATCGCCTCGGGGACCAGTCGAAGCGAAGAAAGGTAGCAAACCGATGGCATCGCGTCGGCAGCTCTGGACGGTTGGCTATGGAGCCTGGGCGGCTTCGGTGCGGGCGGATCGGCTGGTCAAGGCTCTGGTCGATCGGGGGATTACCCGGCTGGTCGATGTCCGGATCGCCCCGTGTTCGTCCGACCTCGACCCGAAGCGGACCTACGGCCCTCGTCCCTGGCATCTTCACGCAGGAGAAGCAGGGATCAACACGCTGCTCGGTCAATCGGGGATTGCGTATGAGTGGATCGTCGAGTTGGGCAACCCGCAACGGCAGGACCCGAGCATGGCCGTCCTTCGTGCCCATCTGGCCGACCCCTCCGGAGACTGGCCAGTGCATCGCGGCCTGGCTCGCCTGGCCGATCGAGTCCGGCAACCAGGGGCGGTGGTCTGCTTACTCTGCGCCTGTGCCGAGGCGAACCGGTGCCATCGAACCGTGATTGCGCACGCACTGAACGATCGGTCCTTCTCGGGAGAGCTGGAAATTCTCGATGTACGGGCAGGAGGCAGGAGGCACTAGGAATCGCGTGAGAGAGACGAATGCACATCAGCGGAAAAAGGCGAGGACAATTTCCATCGCGATCAGCAGGATGATGATCAGTTCCAGGAACTCGGCGCGGCGGTGGCCGGCCTGAGAGAGGAGCAGGTCGTAGACGTTGCCCACGGTTTCGAGCTTGCGGCGGATCGAGTTCTGCCACTCTGAAAGGTGGAACCGGGCGGAGGCGAGGTCGTAGATCCGCACCAGATATTGATCGCCGATCAGCTTCAGGGCATTATCGGCCCGCTCGAACAGGCTGGTGGCCTCGATCTCCAGCTCGCGGACCTGGCGGACGGCGTCGTTGTGCGTGGGAGACCAGACCATCGGCAGGCGGACTCGGGGACGATCAGGGTGAATGGTGGCGTAGGCACGTTCGATCCGGTCGTCGAGGCGGTCGTCGATGTGTCGATATTCGAGCAACTGAACATTCGCGAATTCGAGGACCTGAATCGTGTCGTCGCAATCGCGGTCGGCCACGACGGCGGCGGCCCAGTCGATCACGATGGCGTCGTTCGGCGCGTAGGAGAGCGAAAGCCGGGTGGCCTCCTGGATCTCCTGCGGCGACATCGAGCCGGCTTCGAGCCGGACGAGCCCGGCCAGCCATTCGCGACGGGTGTCGAGCCAGTCGGGAGAGGCCTCGCCGAGCTGGAAGATGACGTATTCCTCGCTCAGGTCGCTCACCTCGAACTCGGTGACGACCGGCCGGATGCGGTCGAGCCAGGGGGCGAGCACCAGCCGGGCCGAGGCGGTCAGGTCGGCCGGTTCGGCCAGCTCTCCGGCCAGGGTGAGCAACTCGTCGGGGGTCATGCTGACCGGGAACCGGAAGACGAGCGAGATGGCGCCGAAGTCAAACAGCGAGAGGTCGGCCCGGGGCGGCTCGACCGATCGGGCCGGGGCCGGCAGGGCCACGCCCGAGGCGTCGAGCGTCAGCCGAAGCGGGGCAGGGCGATACCGGATCGATTCGGGGGTCCGGCGCCTTCGGGTCAGGCCGCCCGCCTCTCCCGAGAGCAACGGCCGGGCTCGCTCCAGGTCGATCTCGTACCCGAGGTCGAAGGCAAAGGCCAGGTGGATGATCGCGTCAATCGGCGTGTCAGGGTCCATGAGCAGCGGCCGTCCAAAGGAGGGTGGAAGGAAGAGGACAGGATCAGGTCTTCGCCAGGGTTTCGGGTTCGGAGGTCCGCCACCATTGCGCGGCGAGGGTGGCATTCCAGTGCTCGGCGCACGAGCAGTCGGCCAGAGCCTGGCCAAGGGCCTCGGCCGTCGGGAACCGGTTGAGCGGATCTTTCGACAGGCAGCGCAGGACGACCCGTTCCAGGTCCTCCGGCATCGACTTCCGGAGCCGAGAGGGAGGGACGACCGGATCTCTCGCCACGGCGGCCATCACCCGCAACGGGGTGTCTCCCAGGTGAGGCGGCCGGCCGGTCAGCAGGTAGTAGGCGACGGCGCCGAGGGCGTAGAGATCGCTGCGGAGGTCGAGCCTCGGGTCGCCGGTCGCCTGTTCCGGAGACATGTAGAGCGGCGTGCCCGTAACGACGTCGAGCCGGTCGATACCGGTCTCGGCCGAGTCGCCGCCGACGGTCTTGACCAGGCCGAAGTCGAGCACCTTGGTCACGTCGCACCGTCCTCCTCGAATGGCAGCGAACAGGTTCGCCGGTTTCAGGTCGCGGTGGATCATTCCGGCCGAGTGGGCCTCGGCCAGCGAGTCGCACGCCTGGCGGAGCAGGTAGGCAACCCGTCCCGGATCGAGCGGCCCGTGACGTTCGACCAGGGTATCGAGCGGCAAGCCGCGAAGGTATTCCATCACATAATAGAACGTGCCGTCCTCGGTCCGGCCGTAGTCGTAGACCTCGATCGTGTTCCAGTGGGTCAGGCGGGCCATCGCGCGGACTTCCAGCTCGAACCGGCGCAAGACGACCGGGTCGCCCGCGCGGTCGGGTCGGATGAGCTTGATCGCGCAGGGGCGCTTCAAGAGCTTGTGCTCGGCCAGATGCACCTCTCCCATGCCGCCGCCGCCGATTCGATCGCGCAGCACATACTGGCCAAGCCGTCGAGCCTCGAAGGCTTCGACCCGCAAGGCGTTGATCAAATGGGTGCCGTAGACGGCGATCAGGACTGCGAGAAACAGGATGAGCAGGTTGGTCGAAATCTGCTCGAAGGTCGCCAGTTGCTCGACCATTGACTGTCGGCCGGCGGTCCGAATCATCACCGACATTTGCACCAGGCCGGTAATCGCGAAGATCAGGCCGACGGCAATGGCGGCACGTCGCCACCGGTTCGGAATAAAAAGCCCGTAGAGAATAATTAAAATCATCACATAGATAACCGTCATCTCGACACTGGCAATCAACCGTCCGGCGGCCTGAACCAGGGCGCTGATGGTGGCCAGGTCGGGCGGAGACTCGCTGGCAAGCGTGTTGCGGATGACCGTATCGCCCCGCTCGATCCATCGGGTGGTCGAGGCGAAGTGCAAGGTGCCGAAGAAGGCCAAAGCGGAGCTGAACAGGGCAAATTCGAACTGGCGAAGCCGCTGCATCGACCAGTCGTTCCGCTCCGAGAGCAAGGCGATCAGGGCCCCCTGCGTCACCAGGGCCACCGCGTGAAAAATCCGGACGAACAGGTTCACCCCGGCGGATCCGGGGTCGAGAAACTGGTTGCGCACGAAGAAGGCGCCGAAGCCCGTCAGCAAGATGATCGCCACCGCCCTGAGCCGCACACAAAGCAACAGCCGCGTCTCGTCCGACAGATCGACCGCGCCCTCGACGACCTCGACCGGTCGGCCGTCTTGCTGGCTTTGCCCCCCCGAGACTCCCGAGGACTCGGGAGCGTTCGCGGGAACCTCGCCGCGCTCGATGGCCTCGGCGGTGGCCAGATCGATGGTTTCGGCCAGTCGGTCGGTCGCGTTCCGGAGGTGTTCGGATCGAGGCGATTCCATCAGTACGGCTCAGAGGTGCGGTCGATCGAGCGAAGGGGACAGCCTCGGGGATCGCGACCCGCCGAAGCTCGTCGCAAGGTCTGGGAGATCGACCCGAACGGGGGGGGAGGGCCGATGGATCACGATCACGGTCAAAACGCGCCTTGATCTCCAGCGAGGACGGCTGGGGTCTTCGACGCGGTCCCTTGGGGGGGCTTGGCCTTTGAGTGTCTGGGGGCTGCGTCGTGGCCCCTTCAAGCGGTTGCTCAAGGCCGTTCGGGAGCTCGCGTCGGGGCGGTCACTCCAAGGTCGGAGGTTCGTCGGATGTTCGGAACGGCGATGCGCGACGGTCGTCGAGGGAACGCCGGGCGTCTCGACCCGTGAGCGTCGGGCCGACTCAGAAGCCGTCCTGAGACCCCTCGGTGCCGACCCGAACACTCCTCGCCCTGACGATCATCCGGACTGCGAGCCCCGGTTGCAACGCCAAGGCGTCGGTGGCTTCGGTTGTGATGCGGACACTCCATCGTACCGCGCCGGTGGTCACAATCACCTCGGTCAAGGCGCCAAGCGGCACACAACGCTCAACCTCGCCGGGAATCAGGTTTCGCGCACTGAGCCCGGCGACTGGCCCGAGCAGCAGGTCAATCTCATCGGCCCCGACCGAGACGACGACCTCGGCCCCGATCGGGTGATTGACCTTCGGGACGATCAGGTCCGGGCCGCCGTCGAGGAGCAGGCGGGTCGAGTGTTCCTCGTGCCCGGTCACGATCCCTCGCAACGTGTTGGTCTGAGAGTCTGCCCGAGTCGTCCCATTCCCGTCGTCCCGCAGGGAAAACCGCCGGCTCAGAAGGTCACCGGGGGGGCCTTCGGCGACGATCCGGCCCCCGTCGAGCAGCAGCAGGCGATCGCCGAGGCGCGAGGCCTCGGCCGGGCTGTGGGTGACATACAGCACCGGCACCCCTTCGCGGCGCTGGATGCGGCGAAGGCGATCAACCAGGGCGTCTCGGGCGTCCAGATCCAGGGCGCTGAACGGCTCGTCGCAAAGCAGCAGCTCGGGCCTCGGCGCCAGGGCTCGGGCGAGCGCGACCCGCTGCCGTTCCCCTCCCGAGAGTGTGCTCGGCCGCCGATCGAGCAAGGCGTCGACCCCGCAGAGCGCCGCCACCTCGGCCAGACGGCCCTGGGCGTCTCGCCTCGGCCACCCGGCCAGGCCAAACCGGAGGTTGCCCGCGACACTCAGATGAGGAAAGAGCCGGTCGTCCTGAAAGATCATGCCGATCCGACGCCGTCGCAGCGGCTCGCAGACCCGCGTGTGTCGATCGAGGAGAAGCCGGCCGCCCAGGCGGACCCGGCCTTCGTCCGGTTGATCGAGCCCGGCAATCAGGCGCAGCAAGGTCGTTTTCCCCGCCCCCGACCGCCCGAACAGCACGACCACCTCGCGGCCGACGGTCACGGTTGCGTCGAGCACCAATCCGGGATGCACCCGATGCCTCACGGAGACCTCCAGCAGCGGGAGGCCATTGCCCGGGGCTCGGGAATCATCGGTCGTTGAGGGAAGCTCCCGATCTGGCCGTTCCGAAGGTTCGGAATCGGGGGGATCAGGCCGGGGCGTTCCTCGGTTCCTCAGAGGAAGGGAGTGGTTCATTCGCTCGGCTTCAAGGGCGTGCGCTCCGGTTTCGAGGAGCCGGGCATGACCCGATTGACCACAATCAAGAGCACAATGGCCACCGACGCGATCAGGGTCGAGAGCCAGGCCGCGGTGGCCGGTTGCCCGGCCTCGACCGAATCATAAATGGCCATCGCCGCGGTGCGGGTCCGGCCGGGAATGTCGCCGGCGACCATCAACGAGGCGCCGAAGTCTCCCAGGGCTCGGGCAAAGGCGAGCAAGGCTCCGGCCAGAAGCCCTCGCCAGGCCAGCGGGAGCGTCACCCGAAGCAAGACGCTCGACTCGCGTCGGCCGAGCAATCGGGCCGCGTCTTCCAGCCCCGGATCGACCGCCTCGATCGCCCCCCGAGCCGGTAGCAGGAACAGCGGAAAGGCCGCCACGGTCGCCGCGATCACCAGCCCCGACCAGTGAAAGACCGGCACCCCGCCGAACAGATGCTCCAGCACCCTCCCCACCGGCCCCTGGCGTCCGAGCATCAACAGCAAAACGTAGCCGAGGACCGTCGGCGGCAAGACCAGCGGCAGCGTCATGAGCCCTGTGAGCAACCCTTTACCCGGAAACCGCCCCCGGGCCAGCAGAATCGCGATCGGCAGACCGACAACGACCACCGTCAGGGTCGCCAGCAGCGCCACCCGGATCGACAGCAGCAACGGCCCGATCGTCTCGATGCTCACCACCACGCGATTGATCGCTCGCCCGAATCGATTGCGAATCGTTGCTCCCGAGAGACGCTCGACGCACTCTTACCCTAACCGCCCGCCCGGAACCGGGAAACCCCTCGCCCGATCTTCCGACGCCCCCACCGCCCTGTGGACCCCGACCGCCCCCGACCGCCATGATGGCCCCAATGAGGTCCCTGAACCTCGGTCGCGATGGGGCTCCCTCCTCGTGTGAGGGAACGTCGTCCCGCTCGATACGGTTTGCACTCTCTGCCTCCAGCCTCCGGCTCCCTCTCCCCCTCCCGTGGTGGCGAGGGATCAATCCGGCTCCCTCTCCCCCGCCCGTGGGGGAGAGGGCCGGGTGAGGGTGCCTTGTTCAGGACGCACGACCTTGCGATCGAACCTCCAGCCCCCTCACCCGGCCTTGCGGCCACCTTGTTCCCCCGCTTGCGAGGGAGAGGACTGGCAATCTGCCCCCCTCTCTCCACCCAGCGGGGACGAGGGCCGGGGTAAGGGGTCCTCGTCCGGATCGCAATCAGCGCAGTTGCCCTGGAGCGATCACGAGACGACGATCAACGATCTCATGCAACGTTGCCACCCAAAGGATTTTCGTCCCCGATCTCTCAAACTCGGAGCTTTTCCGTCCATGTCTCGCGAAGCGACCCTCAAGCGCGTGCTCGATTGCGGCATCGTGGCCGTCGTCCGATCTGAATCGGGTGAACAACTGGCCGACGTGGTCCGCGCCCTGGCCGACGGCGGCGTGACGGCCGCCGAGATCACCTTCACCGTCCCCGACGCCACCGAGGTCATCCGGGTCGTCCGCAAGGCGCTCGGCGACCGGATCGTCCTGGGGGCCGGCACTGTCCTCGACCCCGAGACCGCCCGCGCCGCCCTTTTGGCCGGGGCCGAGTTCCTCGTCTCGCCGACGGTCAACACCGAGGTCATCCGCCTCTGCCGACGCTACGACAAGGCGATCATGCCCGGCGCCTTCACCCCGACCGAGGTCCTGACCGCCTGGGAGGCCGGCGCCGACATCGTCAAGGTCTTCCCCGCCGACGTCGGCGGCCCCGGCTACCTCAAAGCCCTGCGCGGCCCCCTGCCCCAGGTCCGCGTCATGCCCACCGGCGGCGTCGACCTGACCACCGCCGAATCCTTCCTCAAGGCCGGCGCCTGCTGCCTCGGCGTCGGCTCCTCCATGGTCGAGCCCGAGGCCATCCGCACCGGCAACCTCGACCGCCTCCGCTCCCTCGCCGAGCAATACGTCGCCATCGTCCGCAAGTTCCGCGGGCAATAACCACAAGGTCGCGGCCGGACAGAGGGATCGAAGCTCCTTGCAAGCGCCGAGGGCCGGGGCTACGATCCCTCTCGATTCCGAAGCCCTCGGCCGGCCCAGGCCGACGGCCCGCCCGATGGTTCCCCGCACCCGACGAAGTACACCCGGAGGATTCATGATCGCGATTCAGGCTGGATCAAAGAGCGAGCCGATCACCACGCGTCGGGGGTCGAGCGATCGGGAACACGTCGGGCGTCGGGCAATCGGGCTGGCGCTGGCGGCGCTGGCGGGGTTCGTCGGCACGGCCGCAGCGCAAGAGGCGCCCGAGGCGAAGCATCACATTGAGGACGGCATGGCGCAGGAAGTGCCGGCCTTCAGCGACCCGGACCTCTGGGTCCGGCACGACCTGTGGGTCGAGGCGGAGTTCGACTCCGACGACGACGGCAAGCCGGACCGGATGCACGTCGGCGTCACCCGGCCGAAGCAGACCGAGACGGAGGGGCTGAAGGTGCCGGCCATCTACGTCTCCAGCCCCTACTTCGCCGGCACGGCGGGATCGGCGCAGTCGCTCATGTGGGACGTCCGGCACGAGCTGGGGGCCGAGCCCCCGGCGCGCCCGGACCCACCGGAGATCCGCCGTCGCGAGAACCGGCCGATCATCTCCAACGACGAGGTCAAGACGTGGCTTCCTCGCGGGTTCGCGGTCGTGCACTCGTCGTCGCCGGGGACGGGGCTTTCGCAAGGGTGCGTGACGATCGGCGGCGACAACGAGTCGCTCGCCCCGAAGGCGGTCATCGACTGGCTCAACGGCCGGGCGAAAGGATTTACCTCCCCCGACGGCGACGAGGAGGTCGTGGCCGACTGGTGCACCGGGAAGGTCGGCATGACGGGCACCTCCTACAACGGCACGCTCGCCCTGGCCGCGGCGACGACCGGCGTCGAGGGCCTGGAGGCGATCATCCCGATCGCGCCCAACACGTCGTACTACCACTACTATCGGTCGCACGGCCTGGTCCGATCGCCGGGCGGCTATCTCGGCGAGGACATCGACGTCCTCTACGACTTCGTCCGCAGCGGCAACCCCGAACGCCGCCCGCACTGCGACTGCACCGTCCGAGACACCGAGATGGCCGAGCAGATGGACCGCCTGACCGGCGACCTCAACGACTTCTGGGCCGGCCGCGACTACCTCAACGAACTCGGTCCGCTGAAGGCCCCGACCTTGATGGCCCACGCCTTCAACGACTGGAACGTGATGCCCGAGCACAGCGTCCGGATCTACGAGGCGATCAAGGCCAAGGGAGTCCCGGCACAGATCTACTTCCATCAAGGAGGGCACGGCGGCCCGCCTCCCCCGGATCAGGTCAACCGATGGTTCACCCGGTATCTGCTCGGCGTCGAGAACGGCGTTGAGCAGGAGCCTCTGGCCTGGATCGTCCGAGAGCAGGACGACCGCACGAAGCCGACCGCCTATCCCGACTATCCGCACCCCGACGCCGAGCCAGCCGTCCTGCACCCGACGCCCGGCGCACCGAAGGCCGGCGGGCTCGTGCTCGATCCCCTCGACGACGCTCAGGGAACCGAGACGCTCGTCGATAACGTCTCGTTCGACGGCGCGACGCTGGCGAAGGCCGAATGGACCAACCATCGCCTCCTCTACGCCACCCCTCCCTTGAGCACCGAGGTCCACCTCTCGGGCACCCCCCGGCTGACGATTCGGCTGGCCTCGAACACGCCGGCGGCCAATCTGTCCGTCTGGCTCGTCGCCCTGCCCTGGGAATCCGGCCCCCGCTCGTCGATCACCGACAACATCATCACCCGAGGCTGGGCCGACCCGCAGAACTCCCAATCGCTCTCCGAGAGTGCGCCGCTGACCCCCGGCGAATTCGTCACCCTAAGCTTCGACCTCCAGCCCGACGATCAGATCATCCCCGAGGGGCAGCAGATCGCCCTCATGATCTTCTCCAGCGACCGCGAGTTCACCCTCTGGCCCGAGCCGGGAACGGAGCTGACGGTCGATCTCGACGCCACCTCGCTGGAACTGCCGGTCGTCGGCGGCGCCGATCGCCTGGCAGAGGCGATCCGCGATGCGGAGGAACAACCCCCTCGGGTCGACACCTCCGAGTGACCGACTCGGGCTTTCCGAGACGCCCCCCAAGATCATCTCAAGCCGTCTAACCGGTCACGACGATAAACCCGTTGAAACCGGACCTCGGGATGACCGACCGGCTTCCCTGCGCGGCGGTCTCGCCCGCTGAGAAGCCCCCGAGGGAACCGAAGACGCATCCGAAGCGGACTCCGCAAAAAAAAGAGCCGGCCAGGGAAGGCCAGGCTCTGCGGTCCGGCCCGGCTCGGCCAGGGAGGGCGAAAGGTGGCAGCATCGGCCGCGAATCGAGCGTGCCGGAAGGTCGTCGGGCTGGGCCTCGCCCTGGCCTCGGCCTTGCTCGCGCCCGATGCCGCGCCTCCTGCCAGGGCTGCGCCGATCCCCCAAAATGCCGAGCCGCGGATCACCTACTCCGATAAGCCCTCCTTCCGGATCCCGTTCAACATTCAGGACCCCGCGATGCTGGAACAGATCGCGGAGGTCCATCTCTACGTTTCGTCCGATCGCGGCCTGTCGTGGGAGTATGCCGGCAACACGGCTCCCGATCAGCTTGCGTTCCCGTACCGGGCCGCTCGGGACGGTGAATACTGGTTCGCCGTGCGGACGAGAGATCGCCAGAACCGCCTCTATCCGCCCGACATGGAGCAAGTGCGCCCGAAGCTCCGCGTGGTCGTCGATACCACGGCTCCCTCGGTCGTGGTGCGTGCCTTGCCGCGTCGGGCGGGAGTGGTCGGGATTGTCTGGGAGGTCCAGGACGAGCACCTCGATCTCTCCACGTTCATGCTCGAATATCAGGTGCAAGGGGCCCCGGCCAACGCCTGGAGGCAGGTCAAGACTTCACCGAGAATCGTCGGTGAGGCCCGCTGGGAGGTGGGCACGGGATTGCCCGTGACCGTCCGCGTGACCGTCTCCGACGCGTCCGGCAATCGGGGTTCCGCGCAGCAGCTCTTGCCCGATGGTCTGGCCGAGGCCCCGGGAACGGTGTCCGTCCCCTCGGCCGGTTCCGCGCCGCCGCCGATCCTGGCCCGACGCTCCTCCGACCCTTCGCCGGGCCGCTCGGGAGTCTCGGACGACCCGTTCGCCGGGATCGACGATCAGCCCCCGGCCGCTCCTCGGACCAATGCCTCGGCTCCGGTCCGATCGCCGAATCCGGCTCAGCCCGCTCGACCGATGCCCGCCCCGGCTCCGAATCCAACGCCCGCCCGTTCCGCTCCTCCAGCCGATTTAGGAGGGGCAAGGATCGTTGCAAGCCCACGTTTCCCGTTGAGTTACGGCGTAGAAGATGCTTCGGTCGAGTCGCTCGAAGTCGTCGAGATGTGGGTCACAAGAGACGGCGGGCAGAACTGGGAATCGCTCGGCACCGACCCGGATCGTCGGTCGCCGTTTCATGTGGATCTGGGAGGCGACGGCCGCCACGGGCTCCGAATCGTCGTCCAGTCGCAAAACGGACTTGGAGACCCCCGCCCCGTTCCGGGGACTCCTCCCGAGTTCGAGGTAATTGTCGATACGACCCCCCCCCGCGTTGCGCTCGATTCCGTCGGCATCGGCAGCGGAGACGAGGCCGGATCGCTCGTGGTCGAATGGCGGACCGACGAGCCGCACCCGGCCGAAACTCCCGTCGTCGTCTCGATCCGCCCCGACGCCCCCGACGCCATCTGGCAGCAAATCACCCCCGCCCTGCCCGATTCCGGCCGGTTCGTCTGGCCCTTACCCCCCAACATCCCGGCCCAATTCCACGTCAGGCTCGATGTCTTCGACGTCGTCGGCAACCAGAATGCCGTCGAAACGTCCGACCCGATCGTCCTCGACATCCCCCGCCCCCGAGGCCGAATTCTTGGCCTCGACCCCAGCGCCCGGGTCCGATCCTCCCCCGTCCGCTGATCCGCCCTCTGGGTCCGCTCGTCGTGGTGCGATACGATTGGGATTGAAGGAAGCGAGGATTCCGGACTCCCATCCGGAATCCCCCATTCCTCAACGCCCTGGATTCGCACCTTTCTGATCGAGCCGAGGGACGCCATGAACCTCCGGAACCTCCGCCGACGGTTTCGCCCCGGACTTGCCCTCATCGTCCTGAATGAATGCGAAGTCCCTCGCGTTGTACCGCTTCCGCCATCGAATGATGAGTCGCCCCTTGCATCGGGTGGCCCCGGTTGCTCGCCAACCGGGGCGGCGCAGCCGCGCGAGGCAACGCGAGGCCGCACCGAAGCCTCTCGTCGCTCCGCGACCCCGGTTGGCAAGCAACCGGGGCCACCCACAACACATCACTCAAGGGTGAACGCAGAAGTCGACATCCCCGACCACCCCAACGGCCACCGACGCGACGTTGCAATCCTCTTGATCGTCGCATCGCTGGGCCTGATGGCCGCCCCTCGGGCCGAGGCGCAGGGAATCGAACCCGGCGACCGCGTCGTCCTCGCCTCGATCGACGACGTCCTGAAGATTGAAGCGCGGATCGTGGCCTCGGGAGCGATCCACCGCGTTTACACCGTCGGCAAGGTCAACGGCCCCTGGCTCTGGCTCGAAGCCGAGGACCTTGCCGGCTGGATCAAGAGCGACCGCGTCTTGCCCTTCGACCAGGCTCTGGAGGCCGCCTCCGAGCGGATCGCCTCCGCAAACCCGTCGGCCGAGGATTACCTGACCCGAGGCCTGCTCTGGGCCGATCGCGGCCGTCCCGATCTCGCCGAAGCCGACTTCGACGAGGCCATCCGGCTCGAACCCGAATGGCGCACTCCCTGGCTCAACCGCGGCAACCTTCGCCGCGCCGACGGGAGGCCGAACGAGGCTCTCGACGACCTGAACCGCGCCGTGCAGCTCGCCCCGCTCGACCCCTTGCCCTATTACAACCGAGGGCTCACCTGGCTCGACCTCAAGGAGCCGAAGCGCGCCTACGATCAGTTCGGCCTGGCGCTTCGGGTCGATCCGAACCACGCCGCCGCCCGATTCAATCGCGCGGCCCTCGGAGTCGCCCTTGGCCTCGACGGCGGAGCGGCCGATGCCGAGGCCTTCCTCGTGCTCGTCGGCTGGTACGAGGCCCTGTCCCCCTACGCCGCACTGCTCGCGAGCCTCGAACACCGCCGCGAAGGTCGAGAGGCTCAGGCCGATGGCCTGCTCGCCGCTGCGGCCGAGGATCGCGACCTCTCCGTCTGGCCCGGCCCGATTCTCGACTACCTGCTCGGCGATCTTCCCCTCGAAGACCTCATCGCCGCCGCCAAAACCCCCGACCAGCAGGCCGAGGCCCGGGCCTACGCCGGAATCGCCCTCCAGATGGAAGGCCAGACCGACCAGGCCCGGCCCTTGCTCCAGTGGGTCGTCGAGTCCGCCGACCCGGCCCGCATCCCCCATCTGCTCGCCCGATCGGCGCTTGAACCCCCGGTCAACCAGGAGCCGGACCCCGCGCCGGATGCGCAGCCCGGATCCGAGTCGCTCCCCTGATCATCTCCCTCCGAACCGGGTTGCGACGACCGGGGCGCGGTCAAATAATCGGGCAATTCCGCGAAAATGAGCCGCAACTCTGTACGGGGTTGGCGATTCATCGCGTATTGAGGATACTGACGGCCCGAACTGGCCCGAAGACTGGGCACGAGCCCCCGTCCGGATCGACCGGGGCGTTTGGACTCCATGCGACCCGAGG
This genomic interval from Tautonia rosea contains the following:
- a CDS encoding DUF488 domain-containing protein, giving the protein MASRRQLWTVGYGAWAASVRADRLVKALVDRGITRLVDVRIAPCSSDLDPKRTYGPRPWHLHAGEAGINTLLGQSGIAYEWIVELGNPQRQDPSMAVLRAHLADPSGDWPVHRGLARLADRVRQPGAVVCLLCACAEANRCHRTVIAHALNDRSFSGELEILDVRAGGRRH
- a CDS encoding bifunctional 4-hydroxy-2-oxoglutarate aldolase/2-dehydro-3-deoxy-phosphogluconate aldolase is translated as MSREATLKRVLDCGIVAVVRSESGEQLADVVRALADGGVTAAEITFTVPDATEVIRVVRKALGDRIVLGAGTVLDPETARAALLAGAEFLVSPTVNTEVIRLCRRYDKAIMPGAFTPTEVLTAWEAGADIVKVFPADVGGPGYLKALRGPLPQVRVMPTGGVDLTTAESFLKAGACCLGVGSSMVEPEAIRTGNLDRLRSLAEQYVAIVRKFRGQ
- a CDS encoding molybdenum ABC transporter ATP-binding protein, which codes for MRHRVHPGLVLDATVTVGREVVVLFGRSGAGKTTLLRLIAGLDQPDEGRVRLGGRLLLDRHTRVCEPLRRRRIGMIFQDDRLFPHLSVAGNLRFGLAGWPRRDAQGRLAEVAALCGVDALLDRRPSTLSGGERQRVALARALAPRPELLLCDEPFSALDLDARDALVDRLRRIQRREGVPVLYVTHSPAEASRLGDRLLLLDGGRIVAEGPPGDLLSRRFSLRDDGNGTTRADSQTNTLRGIVTGHEEHSTRLLLDGGPDLIVPKVNHPIGAEVVVSVGADEIDLLLGPVAGLSARNLIPGEVERCVPLGALTEVIVTTGAVRWSVRITTEATDALALQPGLAVRMIVRARSVRVGTEGSQDGF
- a CDS encoding serine/threonine-protein kinase, whose amino-acid sequence is MESPRSEHLRNATDRLAETIDLATAEAIERGEVPANAPESSGVSGGQSQQDGRPVEVVEGAVDLSDETRLLLCVRLRAVAIILLTGFGAFFVRNQFLDPGSAGVNLFVRIFHAVALVTQGALIALLSERNDWSMQRLRQFEFALFSSALAFFGTLHFASTTRWIERGDTVIRNTLASESPPDLATISALVQAAGRLIASVEMTVIYVMILIILYGLFIPNRWRRAAIAVGLIFAITGLVQMSVMIRTAGRQSMVEQLATFEQISTNLLILFLAVLIAVYGTHLINALRVEAFEARRLGQYVLRDRIGGGGMGEVHLAEHKLLKRPCAIKLIRPDRAGDPVVLRRFELEVRAMARLTHWNTIEVYDYGRTEDGTFYYVMEYLRGLPLDTLVERHGPLDPGRVAYLLRQACDSLAEAHSAGMIHRDLKPANLFAAIRGGRCDVTKVLDFGLVKTVGGDSAETGIDRLDVVTGTPLYMSPEQATGDPRLDLRSDLYALGAVAYYLLTGRPPHLGDTPLRVMAAVARDPVVPPSRLRKSMPEDLERVVLRCLSKDPLNRFPTAEALGQALADCSCAEHWNATLAAQWWRTSEPETLAKT
- a CDS encoding Xaa-Pro dipeptidyl-peptidase encodes the protein MIAIQAGSKSEPITTRRGSSDREHVGRRAIGLALAALAGFVGTAAAQEAPEAKHHIEDGMAQEVPAFSDPDLWVRHDLWVEAEFDSDDDGKPDRMHVGVTRPKQTETEGLKVPAIYVSSPYFAGTAGSAQSLMWDVRHELGAEPPARPDPPEIRRRENRPIISNDEVKTWLPRGFAVVHSSSPGTGLSQGCVTIGGDNESLAPKAVIDWLNGRAKGFTSPDGDEEVVADWCTGKVGMTGTSYNGTLALAAATTGVEGLEAIIPIAPNTSYYHYYRSHGLVRSPGGYLGEDIDVLYDFVRSGNPERRPHCDCTVRDTEMAEQMDRLTGDLNDFWAGRDYLNELGPLKAPTLMAHAFNDWNVMPEHSVRIYEAIKAKGVPAQIYFHQGGHGGPPPPDQVNRWFTRYLLGVENGVEQEPLAWIVREQDDRTKPTAYPDYPHPDAEPAVLHPTPGAPKAGGLVLDPLDDAQGTETLVDNVSFDGATLAKAEWTNHRLLYATPPLSTEVHLSGTPRLTIRLASNTPAANLSVWLVALPWESGPRSSITDNIITRGWADPQNSQSLSESAPLTPGEFVTLSFDLQPDDQIIPEGQQIALMIFSSDREFTLWPEPGTELTVDLDATSLELPVVGGADRLAEAIRDAEEQPPRVDTSE
- the modB gene encoding molybdate ABC transporter permease subunit — encoded protein: MSIETIGPLLLSIRVALLATLTVVVVGLPIAILLARGRFPGKGLLTGLMTLPLVLPPTVLGYVLLLMLGRQGPVGRVLEHLFGGVPVFHWSGLVIAATVAAFPLFLLPARGAIEAVDPGLEDAARLLGRRESSVLLRVTLPLAWRGLLAGALLAFARALGDFGASLMVAGDIPGRTRTAAMAIYDSVEAGQPATAAWLSTLIASVAIVLLIVVNRVMPGSSKPERTPLKPSE